One window from the genome of Candidatus Chlorohelix allophototropha encodes:
- a CDS encoding LytR/AlgR family response regulator transcription factor → MPNRLKVLIVDDEQLARIDLQYMLKKLPEVESVSECTNATEALALLHEDVFDALFLDIEMPGLNGLKAVKIINKLQNPPLIVFVTAYDEHAAKAFELNAVDYLVKPYSEKRLAQAIAKIQKAQSNMGKQPEPERSKSGTINLKQEEPTNEAHFKKIPVEKGDGVLLINLSDVRYIVAYNDRVFVNTMNEQYLCRFSLAELEQRLNTQGFVRIHRSYIANLQHILELQPYFNGTYNLIIDDKKHTILPVSRSRVKLLRSLIGV, encoded by the coding sequence ATGCCAAACCGACTAAAAGTTCTAATTGTAGATGATGAACAACTGGCGCGAATAGACCTTCAGTATATGTTAAAGAAACTGCCAGAGGTGGAGTCAGTTTCAGAGTGTACTAACGCAACCGAAGCGCTGGCATTATTGCATGAAGATGTTTTTGACGCGCTCTTTCTGGACATTGAGATGCCCGGATTGAACGGGCTAAAAGCCGTTAAAATTATTAACAAACTTCAGAACCCACCGCTGATTGTTTTCGTAACCGCCTATGATGAGCATGCCGCTAAAGCTTTTGAACTGAACGCGGTGGATTATCTGGTAAAGCCCTACAGCGAAAAGCGATTGGCACAGGCAATTGCCAAAATCCAGAAAGCGCAAAGCAATATGGGCAAGCAGCCTGAACCGGAACGCAGCAAAAGCGGGACAATTAATCTTAAACAGGAAGAACCAACCAATGAAGCACATTTCAAGAAGATTCCGGTAGAAAAAGGCGACGGGGTTTTGCTGATAAACCTCTCAGATGTGCGCTACATCGTAGCCTATAATGACCGAGTTTTCGTGAATACTATGAACGAGCAATATCTGTGTCGCTTCTCGTTGGCAGAGCTAGAGCAACGCTTAAATACGCAGGGCTTTGTACGTATTCATCGCAGCTATATTGCCAACTTGCAACATATTCTAGAATTGCAACCTTATTTCAATGGAACCTACAACCTGATTATTGACGACAAGAAGCATACCATCTTGCCTGTCAGCCGATCACGGGTAAAATTGCTGCGCTCGCTCATCGGTGTTTGA
- a CDS encoding sensor histidine kinase, which translates to MIIEQPQEWSHDSGFSGIDSPSRPSWKLESIELFRRISVTASLFKSGVNLNTATALAHELYNAANFAAVAVTERQTTLAYVGPLYESEAPHLERFCPAVRLCLEIGKNQTCRHNTEDHLLSNCWSSVQPEKERDSQNPHWLVAIPLENELEVCGTLLIFGSELSPIESSNLELARWAAQEVSLNLEMCRLRGSAGQLAEAELKALRAQISPHFLFNTLNTIAALVRLDAERARELIVDFASFFRRTLKQHGEFVLLSEELDYVKHYLRLEQVRFGTNIRVSYDIGTGTEQVVVPVLTVQPLVENAVNHGLAPQIGGGTIVIQTRTIDDGDIVIEVNDNGVGMDEATLAKALKPEHSEGLGMALSNINERLHKLFGSQYSLKIESELGKGTKVVFRVPRVKRV; encoded by the coding sequence ATGATAATTGAGCAACCTCAAGAGTGGTCGCACGACTCCGGTTTCTCCGGCATTGATAGCCCATCCCGACCATCCTGGAAACTAGAGTCCATCGAGCTTTTCCGGCGAATAAGCGTTACAGCGAGTCTTTTCAAAAGCGGTGTGAATCTGAATACGGCGACAGCGCTGGCGCACGAGCTTTATAATGCCGCTAACTTTGCCGCCGTGGCAGTAACCGAGCGACAGACTACCTTGGCTTATGTCGGACCTTTGTATGAAAGTGAAGCTCCTCACCTAGAACGTTTCTGCCCGGCGGTGCGCCTTTGCCTCGAAATTGGAAAAAACCAGACCTGCCGCCACAACACCGAAGACCACCTGTTGAGCAATTGCTGGAGTAGCGTCCAGCCTGAAAAAGAGCGGGATTCGCAAAATCCACACTGGTTAGTGGCAATTCCCCTTGAGAATGAATTGGAAGTATGCGGCACACTCTTAATCTTTGGCAGCGAACTTTCCCCTATTGAGTCTTCTAATCTCGAACTGGCGCGATGGGCAGCCCAAGAGGTAAGCCTCAATCTTGAAATGTGCCGTTTGCGTGGTTCGGCGGGGCAATTAGCCGAAGCCGAGTTAAAAGCGTTGCGTGCCCAGATTTCGCCGCACTTTCTTTTCAATACGCTGAATACAATCGCAGCGTTGGTGCGCTTGGATGCCGAACGTGCCCGAGAGTTGATTGTCGATTTCGCCAGCTTCTTTAGACGCACCCTGAAGCAGCATGGCGAATTTGTATTACTTTCTGAAGAATTGGATTATGTAAAACACTATCTAAGGCTGGAACAAGTGCGCTTTGGCACAAATATCCGCGTTAGTTACGATATTGGAACAGGCACCGAGCAAGTGGTGGTTCCGGTGCTAACGGTTCAACCGCTGGTGGAAAACGCTGTAAATCACGGGCTTGCCCCCCAGATCGGCGGAGGTACTATCGTAATCCAAACTCGTACCATAGATGACGGTGACATAGTTATTGAGGTGAACGATAATGGGGTGGGTATGGACGAAGCCACGCTGGCGAAGGCGCTGAAGCCGGAACATAGCGAAGGACTGGGCATGGCTCTCAGCAATATTAACGAGCGGTTGCACAAACTATTCGGCTCACAATACAGCCTGAAGATTGAGAGCGAGCTAGGTAAAGGCACAAAAGTAGTTTTTAGAGTGCCACGTGTAAAAAGAGTTTAG
- a CDS encoding glutamate synthase-related protein, producing MNKRDEGDCKPQSDLNFEHDSSDLAALEPMHSPTRSVIPIAFAGREEKPVELVSDIDPFSPFNNFEREHDACALLAVVNKSAHPTHNTIRQTLDGLIKMSHRAGMVNGEGDGCGIMIDLPHQLWEQKLVESGQDPVIAYREDFWVGHLMIARKADEDQTIREVLRHFENAGLRVLYTRHTEVNSEALGKLGREEEPYQWQLAGISQFGGNLSDLERTLFKVQLQTELNPAVCFSSLSKHSVVYKIRGSGDALERYFPEIVNPKVTSISVVGHSRYCTNTQTSFFRVQPFPVLAHNGEINTVGRLQQEARMLGAQLPIDGSDSQDLDRTIATLIHDYDYKLLEAMEIAFPPIVNEIKQLEPDLQNLYVFLRQAYGPFAQGPAGILSRHKDELIFAVDALGLRPLWFGQVDETYFFSSEKGVFSIEEMVYDPKPLAPGEKIYVQVRAHGEENVIWSYPRVQQEALKRFSARLVIPKDTAKLIQFSQPPAILPDDDTAVRLLPESKIEHPDEVRTEILMSALGWSGDDLHYLEFLADTANEPIGSLGYDGPLAALNKEQRNIADFFKENVAVVTNPAIDREREIEHFSTRVALGARPSLYGSTGLPRPGSGPLRLGINTKFKPRPSRMVELSCPILLGGHAGDGAPLSPDLYWESARATETYLLEELVEFVSQNGFRQEAICIISSVYQEDEEPADAILRMLNEAINGVRKGAKIVVVDDTEALNGEVFWLDPHLVVAALDEGLRNSKAPLREGESFRNLRRETSIIMRSGSLRNLHDIILAYGMGADAVSPYLMIEVAASKAKMESAEPETRQKLIRKRIENLVEGLKKGLEKVISTMGIHELRGYGRLFPSIGLAPEIARYFNTRNFGGSNKGGFGWAAMKADSEERRQILRGDKESKMVRDFHLYPKVWKTAGQVAIGQASFSKYEQQVQALEAEDPISMRHVLDIDFRNAAANELTPVDPKEVDITIERHNLPFAISSMSFGSQGEIPYKAYAKAGEVLNMVTLNGEGGEMKEILGCYYNTRGVQIASGRFGVNIELLNSAHLLEIKIGQGAKPGEGGHLPGSKVTEKVAAARNASKGVDLISPSNNHDIYSIEDLAQFISELKTANPDARVAVKVPVVANIGTIAVGIAKAGADIITLSGFDGGTGAARTHALKYVGLPSDVGVVETHRALVASGLRDQVEVWVDGGMKTASDVLKMVLLGANRVGFATLAMVAIGCTICRACQKDTCHVGIATQIESEEEAKQRGLKRFVPQMEERAVQQLVTFFTAMGEELKTQVARLGYYRLQDLVGRSDLLVQERAQTLVDWTEMLKPISAWVERQKSEAEERARQPRICMPCAAVPVAAYSGDTTRRITTHVHDMIAAGTSNNGHSKTEFFHEEEHLGSIDRSVGTHLAGALIRDGFGAGPSFAHNISSRGLHNLVGVSDIEEPRIGKDEKVNLMLNSGSIPGNGLAAFNSRAVKVVVQGGAQDGVGKSSLGGSIVIMKGKNRWGKRVDGGVGKSFAYGAQRGLFIVQGNADSRFGIRLSGADVIIGGELYETVDDNLGYIGARSNLKGFAFEYMTNGRALVLGDPGPWICSGMTGGTVYLRLQPDMGLDLAALKRRIAKGAKVGLSRLNDRDKVSVRQLLQYYFNELESSGQREDVERLAFLVEAPEQHFLKVQPVNMQVDPSISTE from the coding sequence ATGAACAAACGAGATGAGGGGGATTGTAAGCCTCAGTCTGACCTTAATTTTGAACACGACTCTTCGGATTTAGCTGCTCTAGAACCTATGCACTCCCCCACTCGCTCGGTTATACCAATTGCTTTTGCCGGACGCGAGGAAAAACCTGTTGAACTGGTCTCGGATATTGATCCCTTTTCACCCTTTAACAATTTCGAACGTGAACATGATGCCTGCGCCCTGCTCGCGGTAGTCAATAAATCCGCGCATCCCACGCATAACACCATCCGACAAACCCTCGATGGGCTAATCAAAATGAGCCATCGTGCCGGTATGGTAAACGGCGAGGGCGATGGTTGTGGCATCATGATCGACCTGCCGCACCAACTCTGGGAACAAAAGCTGGTTGAATCTGGACAAGACCCTGTAATTGCCTACCGTGAAGATTTTTGGGTAGGTCATTTGATGATCGCCCGCAAAGCCGATGAAGATCAAACTATTCGAGAGGTGCTACGGCACTTTGAAAACGCAGGGTTACGAGTACTCTATACCCGACACACAGAGGTAAATAGTGAGGCGCTTGGTAAGTTAGGGCGAGAGGAAGAGCCTTACCAATGGCAACTTGCAGGCATCTCTCAGTTTGGAGGCAACCTCTCTGATCTAGAGCGAACCTTGTTCAAGGTGCAACTACAGACAGAGCTAAATCCCGCCGTTTGCTTCTCTTCTCTCAGTAAACACTCAGTAGTTTACAAAATCCGCGGCTCCGGTGATGCCCTTGAACGTTACTTCCCTGAAATCGTAAATCCCAAAGTCACCTCAATCTCGGTAGTAGGGCATAGCCGCTATTGCACCAATACCCAAACCAGTTTCTTCCGGGTACAACCTTTCCCTGTGCTAGCCCATAACGGCGAAATTAACACGGTGGGACGTTTGCAGCAGGAAGCCCGCATGCTCGGCGCGCAACTTCCCATTGATGGCAGCGACTCGCAAGACCTCGATCGCACCATTGCTACCCTCATTCACGATTACGATTACAAGCTGCTTGAAGCGATGGAAATCGCTTTCCCGCCTATCGTGAACGAAATCAAGCAACTTGAGCCAGATTTGCAAAACCTTTACGTCTTCTTGCGACAAGCTTACGGACCGTTTGCGCAAGGACCTGCCGGTATTCTCAGCCGCCACAAGGATGAACTGATCTTCGCAGTGGATGCCTTGGGATTGCGCCCACTGTGGTTCGGTCAAGTAGATGAAACCTACTTTTTCTCCAGCGAAAAAGGCGTATTTTCCATTGAAGAAATGGTTTATGACCCCAAGCCGCTGGCTCCCGGAGAGAAAATTTACGTGCAGGTGCGCGCTCACGGCGAGGAAAACGTGATCTGGTCTTATCCACGTGTGCAACAAGAAGCTCTAAAACGCTTCAGCGCCCGGTTGGTAATCCCTAAAGATACCGCCAAATTGATTCAGTTCTCGCAACCACCCGCCATTTTGCCGGACGATGATACAGCAGTACGGCTCTTACCCGAAAGCAAGATTGAGCATCCAGACGAAGTTCGCACCGAGATTTTAATGTCGGCGTTGGGCTGGAGTGGTGATGACTTGCATTATCTTGAATTCTTAGCCGATACCGCAAACGAGCCGATTGGCTCGCTAGGTTACGATGGCCCCTTAGCCGCGCTTAACAAGGAACAACGCAATATCGCCGACTTTTTCAAGGAAAACGTGGCGGTAGTTACCAACCCGGCAATCGACCGCGAACGTGAGATTGAACATTTCTCAACCCGTGTAGCGTTAGGAGCGCGTCCTTCCCTTTATGGTAGCACCGGACTACCACGACCCGGCAGCGGGCCGCTTCGGTTGGGTATCAATACCAAATTCAAACCACGCCCAAGTCGCATGGTTGAATTAAGCTGCCCCATTTTACTAGGTGGACATGCCGGGGATGGCGCACCGCTTTCGCCTGACCTTTACTGGGAGTCAGCCCGCGCCACTGAAACCTATCTACTGGAAGAACTGGTCGAATTTGTTAGCCAAAACGGTTTCCGTCAGGAAGCTATTTGTATCATCAGTAGCGTTTATCAGGAAGATGAAGAGCCTGCTGACGCAATACTACGTATGCTTAATGAAGCTATAAACGGGGTGCGCAAAGGCGCGAAAATAGTAGTTGTGGATGATACGGAAGCCCTGAATGGCGAAGTTTTCTGGCTCGACCCGCATCTGGTGGTGGCAGCGCTGGACGAGGGGTTGCGCAATTCCAAAGCGCCCCTACGTGAAGGCGAAAGCTTCCGCAACTTGAGACGCGAAACCAGCATCATTATGCGTAGCGGTAGTCTCCGCAACCTGCACGACATTATCCTAGCTTACGGGATGGGCGCAGATGCAGTTAGCCCTTACCTGATGATCGAAGTTGCCGCCTCCAAAGCAAAAATGGAGAGCGCCGAACCAGAAACTCGTCAGAAGTTAATCCGCAAGCGCATAGAAAATCTGGTGGAAGGTCTCAAGAAAGGTCTTGAGAAAGTCATCAGCACAATGGGTATCCATGAGTTGCGCGGCTATGGTCGCCTCTTCCCAAGCATCGGGCTTGCCCCCGAAATTGCCCGCTACTTCAACACTCGCAACTTTGGCGGCTCCAACAAGGGCGGCTTTGGTTGGGCAGCGATGAAAGCGGACTCGGAAGAACGTCGGCAAATCTTGCGTGGCGATAAAGAATCCAAAATGGTGCGCGACTTCCATCTCTATCCGAAAGTCTGGAAGACAGCCGGACAAGTCGCCATCGGGCAGGCATCTTTTAGCAAATACGAGCAACAAGTACAGGCGCTTGAGGCGGAGGACCCTATCAGTATGCGGCATGTGCTGGACATTGATTTCAGGAACGCTGCCGCAAACGAACTGACACCGGTTGACCCTAAAGAAGTAGATATAACCATCGAGCGGCATAACCTGCCGTTTGCCATCAGTTCAATGTCTTTCGGCTCACAAGGTGAAATTCCATACAAAGCCTATGCCAAAGCCGGTGAAGTGCTTAACATGGTAACACTCAACGGTGAGGGCGGCGAGATGAAAGAGATACTCGGCTGCTATTATAATACGCGCGGCGTACAGATAGCCAGTGGGCGCTTTGGTGTGAACATTGAGTTGCTCAACTCGGCGCACTTGCTCGAAATCAAAATCGGGCAGGGGGCAAAACCCGGTGAAGGCGGTCACCTACCCGGTTCAAAAGTAACCGAAAAGGTAGCGGCTGCCCGCAACGCTTCCAAAGGGGTTGACCTAATTTCGCCCTCCAACAACCATGATATTTACAGCATCGAAGACTTGGCGCAATTCATCAGCGAGCTTAAAACCGCCAACCCTGATGCCAGAGTTGCGGTTAAAGTGCCGGTAGTGGCTAACATCGGCACTATTGCGGTTGGTATTGCCAAAGCCGGAGCGGACATCATTACGTTGAGCGGATTCGACGGTGGCACCGGCGCAGCACGCACCCACGCCCTCAAGTATGTAGGCTTGCCCTCTGATGTGGGTGTGGTTGAAACCCACCGCGCACTAGTAGCGTCAGGCTTGCGCGATCAGGTAGAAGTATGGGTAGACGGTGGCATGAAAACCGCCAGTGACGTGCTAAAAATGGTGTTGTTAGGCGCAAACCGGGTTGGCTTCGCTACACTAGCGATGGTCGCAATCGGTTGTACAATCTGTCGTGCTTGCCAGAAAGATACCTGCCACGTAGGTATCGCCACTCAAATTGAGTCGGAAGAAGAAGCCAAGCAACGCGGCTTGAAACGATTTGTGCCACAAATGGAAGAGCGCGCAGTACAACAACTCGTTACCTTCTTCACCGCAATGGGCGAGGAGCTTAAGACTCAAGTGGCTCGGTTAGGTTATTACCGTTTACAAGACTTGGTAGGGCGCAGCGATTTGTTGGTACAGGAGCGGGCACAAACCCTAGTGGACTGGACGGAAATGCTCAAGCCAATTTCGGCATGGGTTGAACGGCAGAAATCCGAAGCCGAAGAGCGGGCGCGGCAACCCCGTATCTGTATGCCTTGCGCCGCTGTACCGGTTGCAGCTTACAGTGGCGATACCACCCGCCGAATCACCACCCACGTACACGATATGATAGCTGCCGGAACTAGTAATAACGGTCACTCGAAAACCGAATTCTTCCATGAGGAAGAGCATCTAGGTTCGATAGATCGTTCGGTAGGTACACACCTCGCCGGAGCGTTGATCCGTGACGGTTTTGGCGCCGGTCCAAGTTTCGCCCACAACATCAGCTCTCGTGGACTCCACAACCTTGTCGGGGTAAGCGATATTGAAGAGCCACGCATCGGCAAAGATGAAAAAGTCAACCTGATGCTCAATAGTGGCTCTATACCCGGCAATGGGTTAGCCGCCTTTAACAGTCGCGCCGTGAAAGTAGTAGTACAAGGTGGCGCGCAGGACGGTGTCGGCAAAAGCTCACTTGGCGGTTCGATTGTAATCATGAAGGGCAAAAATCGCTGGGGCAAGCGCGTGGACGGCGGCGTGGGCAAGAGCTTTGCCTACGGGGCACAACGTGGGCTATTCATTGTACAGGGCAACGCTGACAGTCGTTTCGGTATCCGCCTCTCCGGTGCGGACGTGATTATCGGTGGCGAACTGTACGAGACGGTGGACGACAACCTCGGCTACATCGGCGCACGCAGCAATTTGAAGGGCTTTGCCTTCGAATATATGACCAACGGGCGTGCATTGGTACTAGGTGATCCCGGTCCGTGGATTTGTAGCGGTATGACCGGCGGTACGGTTTATCTGCGCCTACAACCCGATATGGGTCTCGACCTCGCAGCTCTCAAACGGCGCATTGCTAAAGGTGCAAAGGTCGGCTTGAGTCGCCTCAACGACCGAGACAAAGTGAGTGTCCGTCAGTTGTTGCAGTATTACTTCAACGAACTGGAAAGCAGCGGACAGCGGGAGGATGTAGAGCGACTCGCCTTCCTTGTAGAAGCGCCTGAACAGCACTTCCTCAAGGTACAACCTGTAAACATGCAGGTCGATCCTTCGATCTCCACCGAGTGA
- a CDS encoding D-alanyl-D-alanine carboxypeptidase family protein: MGKFIIKTLYCFVLALLVSGYLLQNVSAQTPNVSRISSQPETPLHSVNVAPALTARAAIAIDADTGRILYAKNPHQSLPMASTTKIMTVLTLFAIPGTSLNDYTVVTKDDLVGEANMGLVEGQRIRVLFLLYGALMDSANDAATAIAHYAGSKLPGSGDSMAKFVQEMNRQATLMGMEDSNFANPHGLDNPSHYSSAQDLAIAGWYAMKNPTIANVVKLSETTVEGNYFFNISNFIRRYPGANGVKPGETDEAGLCLVASASRFGHNAIVVELNNPNLRTESDLLMDYAFNQILDYEKPGVNRQLLLGYIGLPDAGKLRPYRALVTDFQRNFSEAARYLLALQGLFAKVA, encoded by the coding sequence TTGGGCAAGTTCATCATTAAAACGCTTTACTGCTTTGTGCTGGCGCTTTTGGTTTCCGGCTACTTGTTACAAAACGTTTCTGCTCAGACTCCAAACGTGTCTCGCATTTCTTCTCAACCCGAAACTCCCCTTCATAGTGTCAATGTTGCTCCCGCCCTTACTGCTCGTGCTGCTATCGCGATTGATGCCGATACCGGGAGAATCCTGTATGCCAAAAATCCGCACCAGTCGTTACCGATGGCAAGCACTACCAAAATTATGACCGTTTTGACCCTTTTTGCTATTCCCGGCACTAGCCTAAACGATTATACGGTAGTGACAAAGGATGATTTGGTGGGGGAAGCCAATATGGGTCTGGTAGAAGGGCAGCGCATTCGAGTGCTGTTTTTGCTCTACGGCGCATTGATGGACAGCGCAAATGATGCTGCCACCGCTATTGCTCATTATGCTGGTTCAAAATTGCCCGGCAGCGGCGATTCGATGGCTAAATTTGTGCAGGAGATGAACCGTCAAGCTACATTAATGGGGATGGAAGATTCGAATTTTGCTAACCCGCATGGGCTGGACAATCCCTCTCATTATAGCAGTGCGCAGGATTTAGCGATTGCAGGTTGGTACGCTATGAAGAATCCGACAATAGCCAATGTTGTTAAGTTGAGCGAAACAACGGTGGAAGGCAACTATTTCTTTAATATCTCAAACTTTATCAGGCGTTACCCCGGCGCAAATGGAGTCAAACCGGGTGAAACCGATGAAGCGGGGCTTTGTCTTGTCGCTTCCGCCAGCCGTTTTGGGCATAATGCCATTGTGGTTGAGCTTAACAACCCCAACTTGCGTACTGAGAGCGATCTGCTTATGGATTACGCTTTTAACCAAATTCTTGATTATGAAAAACCCGGCGTGAATCGCCAACTCCTGCTTGGTTACATCGGTTTGCCAGATGCGGGCAAGTTACGCCCTTATCGCGCTCTAGTAACCGACTTTCAGCGCAATTTCAGCGAAGCAGCGCGTTACTTGCTGGCATTGCAGGGGTTATTTGCTAAAGTCGCTTGA